Within Ammospiza nelsoni isolate bAmmNel1 chromosome 32, bAmmNel1.pri, whole genome shotgun sequence, the genomic segment CGAGGGGGCTCCTCTCGGCAGGGCGAGGGGGGGCGTCACCCCCCGGGTTTTGGGGGGAGCCCCTGTGGCCCCCCCAAATTCCACCCTGGGCGGAGGAACTTCACCCCCCACCTCCCCCCGTTTAAGGCCCGATGGGAGGCTGCCCCTTGGAGCGCGGAGACCCCAGAAAACCGGGGGGCCCCGCAGAGTCGTGGCCCCCGCCGATGTTTTTGGGGGGCTGTTTTTTGGGGTGTGGATGCTTTAATTTGGGTTCCTCCCCTTTCAAAAATCAAACTTTAAGAGAAAACACGCACGGTGGGGTCCCCCAAATGTGCACCCCGCAAATGAAACCCCCTCCCCACCTCAACCCTCCGCGGGGACTCCGCAGCATTGATGCGGGAAGGGGGTCAGAGCCAGCCCTCTCCAAACCCGGGGTGCGCCGGGGTGGGTCCCCGTGCCGGGGGCCGGAGTGTGCTCCCCAATTTCCGGCCTCGTTTTTAGGGTGGGGTCCTCCCCCGCCCCCTCCCCCGGGTTATTTTGGGGTGCCCGTGGCACGCGCTGGGCGGGGTCCCCCTCGCTCCCCCTTTCCCCCGCGGTTACAAACGCGCCGCTCGAGGCCGGAATTTCCtcaatttcagcaattttggtttttttttagaaaaacacacaaaacctaccaaaaaaaaaatctgaaaccaGCCGGCCCTCCCCCTCTGCCGCCCGGGCTGCGCGTCGGGGggctcctccctcccccctgTATCACCCCCGGCACTGCGCGGGGGGATTGGAGGGGGCTGGGGACCCTTCTCccggattttggggtttggggaagCTGGGTCCGTCCCCACGCCAGGTGTTGGGGATCAGAGGGGAGAGGGTGAACACTGATATGTCCCCCACCCGTGGTGGACCCCCGGATTCCAGCCCCGATTTTGGGGATTTGCAACTCAGATTTTAGGGTGGAGGTGACAGCGAGACCCCCAATATCACACCGAAGccccctgtgcctcagtttcccccacCCCCCGTTGTAGGCTGGTGTCTCTTTGGAGAGGGGTTGAGAGGGGCTGTTTAACTCCCAAcacctttttcccccccagccctggagccctCCCCTGGGCGGGTTTTGGGGGACACGGGCCCCCCCTCGCCACCGCCCCCCCCCCGCGTACACAAGCCGTGCTTCGTGTGCAGCGACCGCAGCTCCGGCTACCACTACGGAGTGAGCTCCTGCGAGGGCTGCAAGGTGCGGGGGAGCCGGGGGCACCGGGCAGGGGGACCCCCGAGACACTGGAAACCCTGGggggggggcactggggacacctgagACACTGGAAACCCTGGGGGGAGAGAATTGGGGACCCCCGAGACAGTGGAAACCCTGGGGGGGGGCATTGGAGACCCCCTGAGACACTTGGAAATCTTGGGGGGGGCGCTGGGGACCCCCGAGACACTGGAAACCCTGGGGGTGGGGGCAGTGGGGAGCCTGTGATGGGAGGGGGGGGCAGTGGGGACCCAGCACTTGGAGGAGGGGGGGGGGgtcctggggacactggggacctGCCCCAATGAAAGGGACTCGCCGCAGGCAGTGGGGATCCACCTGAGGAATGGTGACCCCTTGGGACAGTGGGAATCCCCCAAGCACTGGGGAGCTGTaatggggacacttggggacgTCACGGACGCTGTGGGGTGAGTGCGACCATGCCTGGGGGATGGGGACTCCTTCCTAGGCCAGTGGGCACCCCTGGGGAAGTGGGAGTCCCCCAAGCCCTGTGCCCCACCCTGGGATACTGGGGAGCCTTACTGGGATCCCTGAGGGTGTGATAGTGGTGCCCCCAGTTTGGGGGTGCCCCCTGACCGCCCGTTTTCCCGCTGCAGGGCTTTTTCCGGAGGAGCATCCAGAAGAACATGGTGTACACGTGTCACCGGGAGCGCAACTGCCAGATCGACAAGGTCACCCGCAACCGCTGCCAGTTCTGCCGCCTCCAGAAGTGCTTCCAGGTCGGAATGTCCAAGGAAGGTGCGAGGGGGTCTGGGCTGGGGTCCCCGAAGTtggggaccccccccccccaaacaTTGCTGAGGGGCCCTGGTGGTGTTGTGGTGGGCCTGGGGATGTTCCTGTTCTTGGGAGGAattggggaggatttggggccATGGAGGGGACTGTGGGTGTGAGGCTTTCCCTCCTTGGTCCTGCAGAGGAGTTGCCTAAAATTGAGACCCCCTTCCCCCAAGCTTTGCTGAGGGGTCCCAGGGTTCTGGGGATGCTCATGGTGGGGATGTTCCTGTCCcatggggggatttttgggggaggAAGCCCCACCTGGGAGGGATCTGAGGGGGCACACCAATGCCCCCAACCCCCAATGCCACCCCCCCAGCTGTGCGGAACGACCGGAAcaagaggaagaaggaggtgaaGGAGGATTTGGGTGGGGATGAGCTGAGCCCCGAGCTGGCCGAGCTGGTGTGCAGGGTGAGCAGAGCCCACCAGGAGaccttcccctccctgggccAGCTGGGCAAGTACACCAcggtgagcagggctgggggtctgGGGGGACCAAGGGGGGGCCCCGAccctcccccagccctcggATCTGGGGCAGGGTCGCTGCTCCCTCCTGATCCTCCCAAACATGAGcactgggggcagctggggctggggcatgGTCATAGGGAGTGGGGCACCAGGTTTCTGTCcccagggggttttgggggtccctTTGGGGGTGACCCCAACCCCAGCCCTCACACCTACAGTTGGGTCCCTGTTCCCTCCTGATCCCTCCAAACCCTAAGTGCTGAGCACTGAGGGGGCTGGGTACAAGTTCAGGGGTaggggggcactgggacagcaCTGGGGGTCGTGGGTGGTGTTTGGGGGGTTACTTATGGGAGGGACTCTaatgctggagctcagagcGGGGTCTCTGCACGTCCTGACGCCTGAAAACTCAACTGTTGAGTTAGGGGGGCAGCTGgacctggggctgggggtcacTGAGTGCCAGCACTTTCCAGGGagtcccagcagctcctgaaccCCCATAACTGAGCCTATGTCCCTCATAAATTGGGCACTGACCACATGGTGCAGCTGGATCTGGGGCTGGGTTTACTGAGATTGGGGTCTCAGGGAGTCCCAATCCACCCTGAACCCCCATAACTGAGCCCATCCCCCCCCAAAACCTGAGTGCTGACCACTGGGTGCAACTGgacctggggctgtgggacaaGTTCAGGGTGCTGGGGTTGGGGTTCCAGAGGTTCCAGGGGGTCCCAGGGGCTCCTGAACATCCCCTAACAGCCGTGGCCCCCCCATGCCCCCAGAACTCGAGCGCTGACCACCGGGTGCAGCTGgacctggggctgtgggacaaGTTCAGCGAATTGGCCACCAAGTGCATCATCAAGATCGTGGAGTTTGCCAAGAGGCTCCCGGGCTTCACGGGGCTCAGCATGGCTGACCAGATCACTCTGCTCAAGGCCGCCTGCCTCGACATCCTGGTGAGGCTtgcggagggctctgcagggggGTGAGGGGCTGCTTGAAGGGGCTTGGGGTGGCCCACGATGGTCCTGACCTTGCCACCCCACAGACAGATGtcctggagaggggctgggaggtcTCCTGGGAGGGCCTGGCTGGGTTTGAGGATCCCTTGGTGGGAAACTTTGGGGGTCCCTTAGGTGCTTTTTGGGACCTTGGGctattttggggtgtccctgacCCTGACCCCCACCCAGTGCTGTGTCTGTCCTGTGGCAGAGCCAGAACAGGACACGACAatgctccaggatgggcagatcctgggtggattttggggtgtctgccTTGCAGATGCTGTGGATCTGCACCTGCTTCATTCCGGGGCAGGACACAGTAATGGGATGGGCTGACCCTGGGTGGATTTTTggtgtccctggaggtgttttcaGGCCCTTCTGTGGATTTTTGGTGTTCTTCTGTGGATTCTATTGCCCTTGGGTGATTTCGCTGACCCTGGATGGATTTTTGGTGTTCCTGGATGTATTGTGGTGCCCCTTGGTGATTCTGGGGTCCTTGCCCTGCAGATGCTGCGGATCTGCACCCGCTACACGCCGGAGCAGGACACGATGACGTTCTCGGACGGGCTGACGCTGACCCGGACCCAGATGCACAATGCGGGGTTTGGGCCCCTCACCGACCTCGTGTTCGCCTTTGCGGGGCAGCTGCTGCCGCTGCAGCTCGATGACACCGAGACCGGGCTGCTCAGTGCCATCTGCCTCATCTGCGGgggtggggacatgggggacatcgggaaatgggggggacaggggactGAGCCAGGGCTGTTCATCTGTGGGGGTGGGGACATTGGGAAATGGGGAGGACAGGGGACTGAGCCAGGCTGCTCAGTGCCATCTGCCTCATCTGTAGGGGTGGGGACATAGGGGACATTGCAGGGACATTTTGTGGGGGACGGGActgagccagggctgaggggtggggacatggggaaCATTGCAGGACgtgggagggacaggggactgagccagggctgctcagtgCCATCTGCCTCATCTGTGgtggtg encodes:
- the RARG gene encoding retinoic acid receptor gamma; this translates as MFGCVEAAAAPRRLHDVTNRGGCALRRVPVPAGCGGPARRALEPSPGRVLGDTGPPSPPPPPRVHKPCFVCSDRSSGYHYGVSSCEGCKGFFRRSIQKNMVYTCHRERNCQIDKVTRNRCQFCRLQKCFQVGMSKEAVRNDRNKRKKEVKEDLGGDELSPELAELVCRVSRAHQETFPSLGQLGKYTTNSSADHRVQLDLGLWDKFSELATKCIIKIVEFAKRLPGFTGLSMADQITLLKAACLDILMLRICTRYTPEQDTMTFSDGLTLTRTQMHNAGFGPLTDLVFAFAGQLLPLQLDDTETGLLSAICLICGDRMELEQPRRVERLQEPLLEALRVYARRRRPWQPQRFPRMLLKITDLRGISTKGAERAITLRTEIPGPMPPLIREMLENPEIFTEVGGDAPPPPPDPPAAQDSPPGPPTSP